TATAACTAGCACTAGAACGAAACGGGAAGAGCTTAATAGTACTTTGCATAAATATATTCTTCCTCCAACCCTGAACAGAATGTTTGTCAGTGGCTTCAGAAAGAGCATGTACCTAAACTATAAACTGGGGCCCCAgatacagatattttttttctttccgaAACTGAATTAACTTTCACTCTGAATCCCCATTCGTATATGCTGCAGGGAGGCTAAACATAATCATGTTTTAATTCAGTCGGTCAAAGCACAACAGAATCAAAACCAGTTAAAGCACACCTGACGCAGAACTGGGAGCTGTGTTTCCaacctatgtttttttttctttttaatgcataGTGAAATCCCCTCTGGAATTCATTAAGATGATCTCTTGTAGTTATTCAAAATTCTCAAATGGTAAACACTCAGCTTAAATACCCAAGGGGTCTAACTAGAGGTACAATCCTCAGGGTCCTATCAACTAAATCAGAAGAGGGCTTTTAAGGGCCTGGTTTGTGCATCATGCTTACTACTCCTCCGTGACTGGGaagggtaaaaacaaaacagtacaagaGGCAACTTTTCTGAatagaaaagaaataaaatgactgCAAAAATACAACACAGCAACAATGCACCTTTTGTCATCAAACTGAATGGCAGTAGGCTAATGCAGAGACAGGTAGGTGTTACCCGcattagtattattttatttctttcaacACCCTTGCActgttaaaatacattacattttggaTTGTATCATAAATACagaaagcatttatttttgtttatttttttcttgatcCAGGTAATTTTAGCAACACCAACTGGGGCTGACCTATTATGATCCAGCTTAATGCTGCCAAGCTAAGTTTCCTCATCTGTTTGGGTCTATGTCTTTGTACCTTAATATACGTGAAGACCAAGGTGCCCAGCCTACAGGCGGAGGAAGCAGTGGATACGGCAGTGTGCGGGATTCACCCCGATGAACTGTGCATGTCCCTCTTCGACGGCGAGGAGCTCGGGAGCGAATGCCTGAAGCTCCACAAACCGGAAACGCTTCTGCTGGGAGCCAAGCTGAACTGCTCCCGCTTGGCAGAGGACCTGCATTTCATTACCAGCCCTCTAAGCAAAGAGGAGGAAGAATACCCCCTGGCCTACATCATAACCATCCACAAGGAGCTGGAGATGTTCATAAGGTTGCTCAGGGCCATCTACGCCCCTCAGAACGTGTACTGCATCCATGTGGACGATAAGTCACCCGAGGATTACAAAGCTGCCGTCAGGAGTCTGACTGACTGCTTCCCTAACGTCTTCCTAGCCTCCAAAGCAGAGAAGGTGGTATATGGAGGATTCTCCCGGCTTCAGGCCGACATGAACTGCATGAAGGACCTGGTGCGCTTCCCAGTGCCCTGGAAGAGTGTCATAAATCTCTGCGGCCAGGACTTCCCCACCAAAACCAACCACGAGATAATTCAGAACCTGCAGGGCAAGCAGTGGAGGGGGAAGAGTATAACACCCGGGGTGAAGCAGCCACCCACCATGAGCCATAGGACACAGAACCAGCACAAGGAGATAATGAACCCAAAGGACCCCCATGTGCAGCGGCTAAACTTAAAGAAAGGGAGGCCCCCACATGACCTGGTCCTCTACTTTGGGAACGCTTACTATTCTCTCACACGGCCATTCGTAGAATTCGTCCTAAAGGATCAGCGTGCAAAGGACCTGCTGGAGTGGTCCAAGGACACCTACAGCCCAGATGAACACTACTGGGTGACACTCAATCGTTTACCAGGTAAGACAGCAATGTTGTGCAACAGGCATGCACAGATGACAATGCTTGTCATTCATTCTTTTTGCTTTCACAAAATAGAACATccataatttaattaactatCTTTCAGATTTTTTATTCTTTGATATGTCAATAAACAGTGCGCGCTGTACAGAACAGTAGATTTGAGAGGAAGCATCCAAACTTTTACTGTTTTTATCAGGGGCTCCAGGAGCAGACCCAGAAGCAGGATGGGAGGGCAATGTTCGCTCAATAAAATGGAGGGACCAGGAAAAAAAGGCACATGACGGGTGTAAAGGTacaggaggttttttttttttttttttttttgtttgttttttttttttttaaataaaaatgtgaatcgAGTGTTCATGAAAAGCCTGCTTCTCCCTCTTAACTCTGCAAGCATACCTCAACTGAAATGGTGTACTGGTTAAAGATTGTACCGTATATCTATATCCCAGTCACAAGTGATATTCATCCCTGGCACAGGATTATACATTTGATTTATGCTTCATGATTTATTTCTGGGATTTGAACTTGGGAGACATCAGAAAGCAATTGTGTCAAATAGTCCCTTGATAATACTTGTGATTTAAAACCGTGTGTGGTGCCTAACATAAGTTACTTGTTTATCTTATTTGCAGGGCACTACATTCGTGACATCTGTGTTTATGGACCCGGGGACTTGAAATGGGTCATAGAACAAGACAACATGTTTGCCAACAAGTTTGAGCTGGAGACCTATCCTCTTGCTGTGGTGTGTATGGAGCGCTGGCACCGTCTTAAAGTCCTGGAGCAGGCAAATGTCACCATAAAGCCTGCCTGGCAGCTACAGAATGAGAGCTACATCGGAATGAGGCTCAACGCTTC
The Acipenser ruthenus chromosome 18, fAciRut3.2 maternal haplotype, whole genome shotgun sequence DNA segment above includes these coding regions:
- the LOC117431005 gene encoding beta-1,3-galactosyl-O-glycosyl-glycoprotein beta-1,6-N-acetylglucosaminyltransferase 7-like — protein: MIQLNAAKLSFLICLGLCLCTLIYVKTKVPSLQAEEAVDTAVCGIHPDELCMSLFDGEELGSECLKLHKPETLLLGAKLNCSRLAEDLHFITSPLSKEEEEYPLAYIITIHKELEMFIRLLRAIYAPQNVYCIHVDDKSPEDYKAAVRSLTDCFPNVFLASKAEKVVYGGFSRLQADMNCMKDLVRFPVPWKSVINLCGQDFPTKTNHEIIQNLQGKQWRGKSITPGVKQPPTMSHRTQNQHKEIMNPKDPHVQRLNLKKGRPPHDLVLYFGNAYYSLTRPFVEFVLKDQRAKDLLEWSKDTYSPDEHYWVTLNRLPGAPGADPEAGWEGNVRSIKWRDQEKKAHDGCKGHYIRDICVYGPGDLKWVIEQDNMFANKFELETYPLAVVCMERWHRLKVLEQANVTIKPAWQLQNESYIGMRLNASIEP